The following are encoded in a window of Artemia franciscana chromosome 5, ASM3288406v1, whole genome shotgun sequence genomic DNA:
- the LOC136027133 gene encoding uncharacterized protein LOC136027133 (The sequence of the model RefSeq protein was modified relative to this genomic sequence to represent the inferred CDS: added 8 bases not found in genome assembly) translates to MKKPNRVRKESEYKVRGASVSNIEVLRELRAMKKIIRERHLRLGYYGDMIFAASEYLNNSACGSEKYNQIQSLEKKLEGLGLSVENTVQIVNLLPSNSAQIALIVGIDEEQENLAEEILELVRLYRN, encoded by the exons ATGAAGAAGCCCAATCGGGTGAGAAA GGAAAGTGAATACAAAGTCAGAGGAGCTTCAGTTTCAAACATTGAAGTATTGAGAGAATTAAGAGCAATGAAAAAGATAATAAGAGAAAGACATCTTAGGCTTGGATACTATGGAGATATGATATTCGCT GTATTTAAATAATTCTGCCTGTGGTTCGGAGAAATATAACCAAATTCAATCGcttgaaaagaaattagagGGTCTTGGTCTAAGCGTTGAGAACACAGTACAAATTGTTAACCTTTTACCCAGTAATTCAGCTCAAATTGCATTG ATTGTGGGCATTGATGAAGAACAAGAAAATCTAGCGGAAGAAATACTAGAATTGGTTCGTTTATATAGAAATTAG